From Triticum aestivum cultivar Chinese Spring chromosome 7B, IWGSC CS RefSeq v2.1, whole genome shotgun sequence:
CTGAAAATAAACCAGAGAAAATGAAAATAAGCTCTCAACCATCGAAAACGGGTGAATATGGCTGCGGCATGGATAGTAATGGTAGGTACCAGTTTTACGTCGGAAGGGCATGGCAGCAGCCCAGCTGAAATAAAAGAATAAAATTGCATTAGGCCTTCCGACAAAGAGAGGCTAAGGTTATGCATCTGCACAAAAGAATGTAAGAGTGAAGTAGCGTCACCTGCTCCGAGCAGCAGTCTCCTTCTCCTGCCTCAAGCATGCCGGGACAGAGTCAGACCCTTGAAAGAAAATAAATTACCACTGTTAAATGTGTGCCAGGGCGAGCAAACTATATGTATGCTTACAGAAAAGACAAGTGTCTGTCAAACAATGTTCTATTGAAACAAACACTATAGGTAAAAAGACAGCAATTCCCCATGCAAGAtaagtggtactccctccgtccagaaatacttgtcatcaaaatgaataaaaggagatgtatctagatgtattttagttctagatgcatccctttttgtccattttgatgacaagtattttcagacggagggagtaccattgtGCAATAGCAGCTATGTCCATATACTAATATTAAGGAAATCAATTTGTTTAAGTAGGGTATCTTCAAAGTAACTCTCATCCCTTTCTCAACATTGTGACTGTGCAAGATGTGAGCTGCGGTACCAAGGTGGCATTAGAATTCAAAGCAAAGTAACTAAATAACAACAAGATAAAAAAAGATCAGTGATGAAGGTAAAATATGCTTACGGCTGCTTGAAGGATCATACTGCCATGCATGGACCAAGTGGGAAGAGCGCACGATCAGCTGGTTTGGCGGCTCCGGCATATCAAATTCACCGGATTCCACAACCTTCCTCCGCCGCAGGTCCACGGCGAAGATGCAGGAGCCGAGGAAGAAGTAGAGCTTGTCCGGGTCCGCGGGGTCGAGGAGCGCAAGCGCGGGGATGCTCCCTGGCAGCATGGCGTCAAGGTAGCTCTCGTCGGCCCAAATGTCCGGCAAGGGTACACTGCGCTCAGGGTTCCATTTACCAGCCTCGCTGAGCGCCCACGTGCTCACCACCGGGGCGTCGGGATCGCCATGGATCTGCACGTACCTCAGCCTTCCACTGCTCACCTTCACGCAGCTGTGGGAGGCCCTGTTGGCCAAATTTGCCACTTTTCCGGGAAGCGGGTCGATGATCGTCGGAAGCGGGACGTGTAGCAGCTCCGGTTTGTCGGAGTAGGGGTCACAGGTGAGGAGGCCGTATGAGAGCTCCACCCACCAGAGCATCCCTCCGTGGGAGACGACCCCCTCGCAGTACCACTGCCGGTGCAGCGGGGGCGAGTAGGCGAGCTCCGTCACGGCCCACTTGTACTGCCCCACCGTGTAGCGGAGGAGCGTGGCGCGGCCGGAGCCGTCGCCGGAGGGCTGGAGCTCGGCGACCACGCAGCTGTCGCCCCTCACCATTAGGCCGACGTTGGCGCCGTCGAAGCCCATGGGGCAGTCGTGGTCGCGGAGAATGGTGGCCTCGCCTGTGCGCGCGTGGCAGAGGTGGTAGGTGACCTCTCCGCCAGGCTCCGTGGCGCAGAGGAGGAGCAGGCCGGAGGAGTCCGCAGCGGCGACGTAGGGGTAGCTGGGGAGGCAGGGCGGCGGGGAGATGCGGATCGGCACGGTGAGGATTGAGGCGCGGGGGCGCACGTCGCAGGCGACGGAGACGTCGGCGCCCGGCGGGAAGGTGCGCTTCGCCTCCTTGTCCTTCACAACTTTAGGGATTCGAGCCAGGATGGACCACCGCTCCGGCGGCGTCGGCGGCAGCATGGCTGGACCGGAGGGATTTGATCGATTAGGgttaggccaactccaatgcaggAGCCAGATTCGTCCGAGTCTGTCCGTTTTGGTCCAAACTGACGACCGCCCGACCGCATCACAAAAAAATATCCGTTTCAGATCTAGCTCGACCTAGTTCGGGCGTAAATTTTGATCGAGCTTTGCGGTCAAACGGACGCGCACGCGTCGTCTCGCCGTCCGTCTCGGTCCGTTGTCGGCCATCCAACTACCTCCCACCAATCCCATTTAATTCACACGAATGGACAGGCCCGCCCATCAGCCAACCAGCCGCCCCCGGACGCATCCTTTTTTGTGGTGAAGGCGTGAACCAGCTAGTCCACTTCCACTTCCCCACCCCGTTCCCCCACCATTGCTCCCTCCGTGCCCGACACCAAACCCAAGCCTAGCAGCGGCACCCCACCTCGCTCCCCGCCAGCCGCCGTGATGAGCTTTTGGAAGTGGGTGCCCGGCAAGAAGGGCATGCACGACCACAAGGCGGGCTTGTCGTTCGCCTCGTCTGGAAGCGTGGCCACCAACTCCACCTCGCCGGACGCATTCTTAATCTCCCATCCGGCGACTCCTGTACGCCTCCACCCGTACGTCAAGGTGGAGGTCTGCCGCCGGTACTGGCTGATTGGCACTCTGTTGCCGTGGTCCGATGCCACCTCCCCAATGCGTGGCATTTGAGCCCGGATCGGATGCCGGCCCATTTTGGGGCCGCCGGTACTGGCTGATTGGCACTCCGCACCCGTGGTCCGATGCCACCTCCCCAACGCGTGGCATCTGAGCCCGGATCGGATGACGGCCCATTTTGGAGGCCGCCGCCCATCTCTGGACGTCACCTCCCTACATCGACCTGACcaaggacgacgacgacaacgacggtgCGGGCGGGTGGCAGGTCTACCGTTTTtaagttttaattttttttgaacttaagTACTATGTGCGGGCCGTGACGAAGACGTGGACTGTTTAATTaagtttgatatatatatatatatatatatatatatatatatatatatatatatatatatatatatatatgtatgtatgtatgtatgtatatatataatgTCTTAAAGCTACTTTGGAATGCCTTTTTGGGTTTTTTTTTGGTCCAACATGGACAATATTTGGGATGCAGCCACGCGTTAGGTGCACCGTCCGGTTGGCGCCCCAAATCGGACATGGGCGTCCGTTTTGCTGACCCAAACGGACATAATCCGGACGAAACGAACATCCTTTTGGGGTCGGCGGTTGGAGTTGGCTTTAGCGCTTGGGCAATGGGTAGCGGCGGCCAGCGGGGGATCCGGAAAGAGTAAAGGGGGAAGGGACGAACACACTTTGTTTTCCTGCATCTACAGTCGGGCGTCATAAACTGGTGCCCGGGCGGGTAAAAAAACCCTGACCCACCCGGGCGCCTCAAACCGGCCTCAATTGAGCCGGATGAATGACATCCCTCATATTCAGTCCAAATCTAGAACGGGCATGGGCAGCCCAATCTGTCCTCACTTGCCCTGTCCGGTTCTCCCCCAAATCCACTTCTTCTCCCCTAAAATCCAATCCTCGCCCGCCATGTCGATCGTGATggagtgggcgacggcggcggagagaGCCGCATGGCTCCAAGAGGGGCAGACCCACGTCGCCCGACGCATGGAGATAATCGTCATCTCGTCCTCCTCTGCCTCTGCTTCAGACAATGACGGCAACGATGAGCCTGGAGCTGCTGATGCCTACACCGAGTCCAGCTGCCGAGACTCCAAGGGGAAGCGTCTTGCGAGGAAGTGGTGAAATCCGACGCATTGGTATCAAGTAGTTAACTGTGttaaaatatgccctagaggcaataatgtatgtattattatatttccacgTTCACTATTAAGTTCATGTTTCTATGCTACAATTGTATTGGTTATTGAATATGATATTCAAAGGAAAAAtcaaatacatgtgtggaaatATAAACACCAAGTGATCCCTAATCTAGCCTCTACGACTATCTCATGTATTAATGATGATCTTATTTCCCTGATCATGAGCATCTTAATTTAACAAGGATGCTATTAATATATGAGAACATCGTTGTCATGATAACAACGGAGTTTGATAGACCCAACTTATGAATTTTTGAGAGATGTCATTGCTGCTATGTTGTCGGTACTTCATATAACTTGTTCACGTTTGCATTGTTCCATAGACCATAAGAAATATGGCATACCAACATACCGGATGTGGTTACTTTGGGGTTTACCACATGTCCACTCCGTATATTTATGTGTAAATAAAGGTGACTTACGAGTATACCAGAAACGTATGTCTCGGTAGCGGTAGTTTAAGACTGAGATTTGCTCCTCTCACGATAAAGAGATACTCTCTGGGCGGCTGGGCCCACTTTGTTGTCTACATGCTCATCTGGAGGGTAAGTCCTGACATCAACACCCATTTCCCTGATCTTTCACAGCATCCTCCTTGAATAAAATTCCTTGTACTGTCCAAATATATTCAATCAGTTCACCTTCTGCGCCTTGTTAACTCACATTCACTCCTCTCTCACGTGGCTCCGCAGCTGTTCCACGCGGAGTACCTGCTCATCCCCCTGGTGAGATGAGGACCGACAAGCAACCCCACGGAAGAACTTGAGTGCCGGAGAGTAAAGCTGCGCAAATCCGTTTGAAAATCAAATGGCCACGGATGGCGCCCAATAAAACTCCCGGGCCTCGCCATGGTACACCGTTGATATTCCAGCCGTGAATGATGAGATCATAAGATCACTGCCTAGCTAGAGATGGACAATCTCCCAACCTCCCAACATGCCCAGGCTGGGCCAGGTGGGCGAGCTGTATTGTAGCTGGTTGATGCTGCCGAACAACTCCCGCAGCAGGCACGCACTGCCTGGAAAGTAAGGCTCATCGCCCCCATTACATTCTCATTGACTTTTGTGGTGGAACCGGCCATCCTCATCAGACGCAGTCTGTCGAAACCCCGGTCGTTCCTTCCTTAGGGGCGAATTTCGCGCTCcggttcgtcgtcgtcgtcgtcgtctcgggTGTTCCAAACATTTACACAATTTTAGCCCATGGATGGACGGATGGGTTTGAATCATGTCATGCAGCAACAAGAGGATGGGAGGGCCGGTACAGATTTCTCTTGGGAGATTTGACCCCCATGCCATGCAATGCGTGCGCAACGCCAAGCTTGTCCTGTGGCGTGGCGCCGGCCATTCTGGGCGCATGGGCCTACGGGGTCTCCGGCGTATCGTGGAGGCTTGATTCTGCATGCGCAGGGCGGTCTGGGATGGAGCATGTGCGTGCCAGCGGGCGGCATGCATGGCCGCTCTGCTCCTGCCGGTGGCAACGCGGAAGTCACCACCGATCGGCTGCATGGCAGGGCCGTTGGCCGGCCCCTCTCCCTCCTGTGAGGCTCTGCGACTGCGGTCGAGGACGTACGAAAACTGTTGGAGAAAAAAAAAACAATAACTGCTTGAggcaaaaaataagaaaaaatggGGTGTTGCGAGAATCGAACTCACGACCTCTCGCACCCGAAGCGAGAATCATACCACTAGACCAAACACCCTGTTTGGTTTATGAGCGCTACATAACTGAATATAGTGTATCAACGTCCCTCCCCACAGAGTTAAACGCCATGCATGAAAAACTGGCATAGCTCTAACATGGCGAGATTCGCCTCTTGGTAAGGTGGTGGAGTTATGTGTACATATATGAGTGTGCCTACACACGTAGTATGAGTAAGATTGAGTTTATTTGGCCCTCTGAGAGTATGGTTGTAATTTACTTGTTCTTTTACGATGTCTTGTATCGTTTGGAGCATTTTACTTATAATTCCAGACCCTTAGTCGCAAAAAATGATGTAGTACTGTCATCGAAGCCCGTTTTCACAGAGAGAACTCAGACCGTTTTAGTTAACTATTTGCTTAAACCCCTTCGTTGTGCTCTCATGAGTCAAGGCGGGGTTTTCTGCTTCCTCCCAAACGCGCAGCCGTCGGGCTGCCTCGTTTCCTATGGTCTTAGGGTTATGGAGGCGCTGTGGATCCCGGTCCTTGCCGGTGGTAGGGCTTCGTTTTGTAGATGTTTCTTGGAGTTTtggtagggtttgtgtcctgctcaggaaggcgaagTGGTTGCGGCTCCCTGAATATGAAATAAGGTTCTACCCGTGTAGCCCCGTCCCGATGATGCTTCTAGCATCGTCGTCGAAGAGCGTGTGGAGATTTGTCTCCAATGGATCTTGTGGGATTCGGTTGGTGTTTGTCATTGGTGGATCCGCTTCCAATCTTCTTCCGCTTAGATTcgtgtgtctacaggttggatcctCTGAACTATGCTTATCTTCATCAGCGGTGGTTGCTGTTTTTGTGCGTTGGTCTTCTGAGCCTTGGCActacgactttccgactgtctactacaacaaggttcgcccgactccggtgatggaggggcgatgacgacgCGGCGCGCCTTTGACCCTCTCCCGttcttgtagtcgttgctaggtggtcatCGACCTGGATGTAATTTTCATTTCTgatgtttttctgtttcttttttgagGGGTTCTCAAACCGTTTTTGTTAGAGTAGCCTTAAGCGAGGCGAGAGGGGAACACTCGCTGAAGGTTTAGCCCGCTCGCGGCAAACAAATGCGAGAACCCGGGTTTGATCCTTGGTCGCCGATCAAATCTCGCCTGCTGCTAGCCACTCCACCTAGAGTCCATCTATTGATTATTAATAGGGCGCCTTCCTACTTGAGGCTATTATAGTtggtttttttctcttttcttttgttccttttttcttctcctttttcttttcattCTTTCCTGAAGTTTGTTTCTTCGTTTTTTGTTTCCTTGCATTTTGTTTCTTCTCCTTTTTTAGTttgttttttcttctccatttttttgtttttccttatgTTTGTTTCCATTTTCACTTTAATTTTTCGTATATGTGAGAAACATATttttaataagtgatcaacatttttttatacaagTTTAACATTGTTCGAACGCTTATTCAACATTTTGTAAATACTTTTTAgcattttaatacttattcaacatttttgtaatacatgttcaacatttttggaatacttgttcaacattttcaatacttgttcaacattcttagtacttattcaacattttaaaatacttgttcaacatttttaatacttgttCAAGATTTTTAATACTTATCCaacattttaatacttattcaatattttcaaaTACTAGGTTAACATTATTCAACATCTTTTTATACATGATCAACAccttttaaaatacttgttcaacattattcaaatacttgttcaacatttttagaatacttgttcaacatttttcaaataattgttcaacattttttcaaatgcttgattaacatttttatatacatgatcaacatttttaaaaatacttcttcaacattttttcaaatgcttgattaacatttttatatacatgatcaacattttgaaaaatacttcttcaatatttttcaaatacctattcaacagttttcaaatacttgttcaacatttttcatataactgttcaacatttttcaaatgtttcagtagattgttttttataatatatacattagaatattttaaagtataagcaaaaggaaaaaaacaaaaaaaacaaaacgggAAACTTAAAAAAACGAACAAAGGAGGCTGTGGCCTCCCGTTCTGAAGGCGAGGAATAGGGGCGCCCATCGATGGCTGGCCCGGCCGGCGCCAGCGAGTCGCCACCATAAAACACCAAAGCAGATGCATCTCGAGCCAGGTGGGCCGCGACCTGAGTGAAGGAAGACCTGGGCGAGAGGAAAACACCTTTAATTGCTCGATACCGGTACGGCGGGACGGGCAGCGGATCCCAGGGCGGTACCGGTACAGCGGCAGACCGCCGTGAACAGGTGCTCGCAAATCAGATCGCCCGATCGTGCCGGCCACTTTAAAGCACCCCGGCGCGGTCCGACAGGATCATTGCGTGCGTACTTTGGTTTGGAGCTAATCACGTAGCTAAGCAAGCAAGTAAACAGGGAGTTTCTCCTCCCGATAGGATCATTACGTGCATACTTTGGTTTGGAGCTCATGACATCCCACCTACTCAGTACTCTTACGGAGTAGTACGATGCATGCATGCACCCGTGCCGAGTGCATCGGCGCATGCGGTGCGCCCGCCGACCGCGGTCTTGCCGGCGGCCGGCACGCACGTACTGTCAGGGCACGGTGACTGCCTGAGCGCCTACGTACGCGACAGTTGCGCCTGGCGGTCACCTGCGCTCTTGTGACAGTACTTACGTGCAAGCAACAGCAGTGGCTAGCCAGCCAGCACGCACTGTTGGACGTACCCGTGCGTGCACCACCGCTGACGCTACGTACGTACGTAGATCAGTGGAATCAATCACTGCCGTATGGCGTCGCCAAGACCATGCAGTATTACGTACGTAGGCATTCTCACGGTCCACGGCCCGCCGTTTCCGGATCGACGCCGCCGGCCAACCGTGCGCGCAGATCCGCTCGGTCCATGAAAACGCGCGAGTGACAAGCCAGAAGCAGCCAGTACCGCGCGTACGACCGGCGATGGCGCGCGCCGGCGGCAATTGATGGCTCCTTGTCCAGGAGCGGCCGGCCGACCGCGGAATCGAAGCCGCCAACTGTTCACGCGATCGAATTAAACCAGGCCCCAGGTAAACAGTCAATCAGAACGCGCGATCGCGACGTCACGTCACGTCCGTCATCCCCTTGGATCCAAACGTCACATCGTGTTAACGGTTTTGTTGAAATCTTGTCGGACGGTATATACGCTTCGACCCCTTTAGGGCGGCCCCTAGGCCCTAGCGGCCGTCTGATCTCACTTCAATGCGGAATCTTGGCCGCTAGACCGTTGCACCATTAAACCCCCACGTATTTTTACACCTTTGTAACACTATTCTATTATTACGCTTAGATATAAACTGCGAGCAATCCTCAAATCATTGAAGTTGTCAAATGAGATTCTTCCTGGTTCGAggatctctccccccccccccccccccccccccccccggggcagaGTCCAGGGTGACGtgccatgcatcaccatgagcGAGCTAGAGCCAGCGACAACATGGTGGGCACAACATCACACACACACAGAGGCCAGGCGAATGTTTAACATGTTCAGGTGGGAGGCCTTTACATACTGACCGTTGATCGGATTGGATGAAGCCCGAGGTCGAGAAGGGACGTCACGGCCTATAGTGCCGTTGTCGACGAGGGGCCAGGCAGGACACCATCGAAGGCCATGGCCAGAGAAGAGGCAGGTGATGGTTGGATCAGCCGTCGGGGAGGAGGGGGCATTGCGCGATACAATGAAAAAGGTAGATGATCTAACCGTTTGTTGCCAAATTGACTAAAATGGGGGGAGGGGTTGTTTAGCAAAAATCCTACACTTGCGGAAATTTCCTACGGGTTGTTTTCAGGAAGTCGAATCCACCAATCACTGCCCCCCTATCTCCAACCATAAAGCTACACTTCAATCCGTAACAAAAAATCCATACAAAGTATCCTTAAGTGTAGCATCTCTCGGGTATTCAGTCACGTGCCGTTTTAAGTTGTCTGATAAAATATTGATAGCtgggcttagagcatctccaatagatgatgtagatgTAGAGATAACCGATTTTTACAGCATGAAGGCCCAAAAGCCGGTGCACCAACAGATGTTGAAGATGCAACCTTTTTTACTCGAGATTTGCCGTAGATGTAAAATAAGGCACTTGgtgatgcaaatttgcatcacTTGTGCCTCTCGTGTAAAACCCGAGCCATCGCACGCGCAGCCGAACTGCCACACGAAATTTTCCCGCGCCGCGCCTAACCATCCTCGTGTCGTCGCCCGCTCTGGCGGTCCCCATGGAAGTCTCCTGGGACCCTGCGGCCGCCAATGCTGCTCCGGTGATGGACACCTCCATGTCTGCCGTTGGTCCCACCGCCACCGCCATCACGATGCCTCCCCAAATTGCGCAGCGGATTTGTAGCCCCTCGTCCTGCTGCCACTGCCAGAATGGTAGCACCTTTGAGGAAGAAGATAGCCGTGACCAAACCATGAGGTGGCGGCTCGAAGCGGCCACCTAACGACCACGTTGCAACTTTGTCTCGGGCAAAGAAGATGAagacagctgctgctgctgcttcttcgcTGGTGTCGCTAGCAACAACTGTTTTATGTGCAGCTATAGCTGTTGCCGTGCCTCCTCCCACATCCCCTCCTGTCCCGTCACCGGCCTTGGAGCGGCTGCAGtgcggctaatgtattttacatcatctattggagcacTAGCTAtttgtgatgtattttacatcatctgttgGTGTTGGAGATTTTTGATGATGTAAAAATGCACTTTTAGATGATGTATATTTTACTCGAACCATAATTtggtgatgtaaaatacatcatctattggagatgcttttACTCCAGCATGCTGTGATTTTGATCCATCTCTTCTCCTCAATGCACCATGGAGTATTCTTTCGTTGAGATCCATCTCTTCCCCTCCATGCACCTTGAAGTATTCTTTCGTTGAGCATGCATACATGCGGTGCGGCCGCATGTTTGCATGCATACAGTGAAAATATACGCGGGAAATAACTAAGGTTATGCTACACTTGAATGCGCTGTCCTAGCCTATGGAGGGAGGCAGCCTAATCGGCCAAAACATATGCCATGACTGGCTCATGCATGATCGAGCTATAGCTCACTTAAGCCAATAATGCAAACAGGCACTGTTTGTCCATG
This genomic window contains:
- the LOC123160610 gene encoding uncharacterized protein; this translates as MLPPTPPERWSILARIPKVVKDKEAKRTFPPGADVSVACDVRPRASILTVPIRISPPPCLPSYPYVAAADSSGLLLLCATEPGGEVTYHLCHARTGEATILRDHDCPMGFDGANVGLMVRGDSCVVAELQPSGDGSGRATLLRYTVGQYKWAVTELAYSPPLHRQWYCEGVVSHGGMLWWVELSYGLLTCDPYSDKPELLHVPLPTIIDPLPGKVANLANRASHSCVKVSSGRLRYVQIHGDPDAPVVSTWALSEAGKWNPERSVPLPDIWADESYLDAMLPGSIPALALLDPADPDKLYFFLGSCIFAVDLRRRKVVESGEFDMPEPPNQLIVRSSHLVHAWQYDPSSSRSDSVPACLRQEKETAARSSWAAAMPFRRKTDKIQKKYRYNLIMRQQHGIMMKKPALQ